The genomic DNA TTCGGCCGCACAGTCAGCCGTCGTCGCACCCTCCGCGTCGGCTGCGTCGTGTCCCGATGTCGAGGTTATCTTCGCTCGCGGAACCCACGAACCCCCCGGTGCAGGGAAAACGGGCCAGGCATTCGTCGATGCGCTGCGCCCGCAGTTGGGCGAGCGCTCACTCGAGGTCTATACGGTTGACTACCCGGCATCCGATCAATGGGCTACGGGCGCTGACGGCATCAGGGACGCCGCCGCTCGCGTGGTCTCAATCGCGACGTCCTGCCCCCGAACCAAGACGGTGCTCGGGGGGTACTCGCAAGGAGCCGCGGTGGCAGGCTTCGTGACGTCGTCCGCCGTGCCGAACGGTGTCGATCCCACGACGGTACCCCAACCGCTGTCCCCGGACGTGGCCGAGCACGTCGTAGCAGTCGTGCTGTTCGGTCTGCCGAATGCCCGTGCAATGAACTTCCTCGGTCAGCCGCCGGTGACGATCGGCCCGCTATACGAGGGCAAGACCCGTGAACTGTGTGCCGTGGATGATCCCGTCTGTTCAGACGGGCTCAACTTCGCGGGCCACAACCCCGCTAACTACATCGGCGAACTAGCCAGTCAGGGGGCGTTGTTCGCCGCCGGTCGCCTGGTTGACGGAACGCGTTGACGCCGTGGCCTCAGGCTGTCGGTTATCCAGCGTCGATGAATGCGCGATGGGGCCTCGAATTGGCTCAGTCGAAACCATCCCGCCTCACGGACTGGGCGCGGTGCGAAGCCGATCCGCAACCTGCAGTCACGAGCTTGAGGCTTGAGACATTCACGCTGCGGCTGTCGCCCATCCAGCACCTGGCCCCTACCGCTCAGCACACCCACCACATGTCAGACCCATGTGGTGGACCTCCACGAACTGCGTTCGCGGATCGCGGCCAAATCCCGGTTCATGATGCCCGGGTACTGCTTGCCCGGGTACCAGGGCTGCGCGGTCACGTCGTCGAACCCGGGCATGGACTGCATGTGCGCGAGCATCCGTGCGCGCATCTCGCCGTCTGGAAGTGGGCCCTGGCAGGCCCCCATGTTGTCGACAAGGTGATCCGGGTTCGACGTGGCCGGCAACACGACGGTCACAGCGGGGTGTGCAATGACCCATTTGAGGAAGTACTGCGACCACGTCTGGATGCCCAGATCGGCGACGAAGTCCGGTAACGGCTGGTTCCGCACGAACTGGTGCAGCCGGCCCTTTTCCAAGGGCATGTTCACCGTCACCGCCACACCGTTGTCCGCAGCCATCGGCAAGATTCGTTCCTCGGCGCTACGTTGTGCGATCGAGTACCGGGTCTGCACGAAGTCGATGTCACCGTTCTGGATCCAGCTTGCCATCGGTTCGAAGTAGGCGGGGTCGTGATGCGTGACTCCCAACCGCTGGATGCGTCCTTCGGCCTTCCACGCGTGCAGAACCGGGACGATCATGTCGACGTTGACCAGGGCGTGACACTGCATCACGTCGATGGGCGCGGTACGCGAGAGTCGGTGCATGGAGTTGTTCAGGCTTGTCTCGGCATGTGAGTCATCGCCGAGATGTCCACCGGTGGACCAGATCTTGTTGGTGACGTACAGGTCGTCTTGTATACCTTCGGCCACTGCGGTCTGGCCGATGATCTCCTCGGCCAACCCGTACAGCGGCGAGGTGTCTATGGCTCGTCCCCCCGCGGCCCAGAACCGACGCAACACCTCGGCGCGGGCCGCCCGGGCCTCGTCGGGGATGGCATCGAAGGTTTGGAATGTGCCGAGACCGATTGCCGGCAAGTAGATGTCCGACCCGGGAACCTTTCGGCTGATCAAGCCGGCACCCACAGGTGGTGCCGCCGGGAGAGCGGATACTCCCCCAGCCCCCATCGCCTCTGGAGTTCCCGTCTGCGCCAGGCTCCGACGGCCGACCGCGACGTGGGCACCGCCGCCGACGAGCGCAGCCGCGGCACCCGCGCCGCCTACTTGCAGGAGCCGACGGCGGGAAGGCCGCCACTGACCTGGAGCGGCCGGCCTACGATCAGGTGGGTTCATATCCTCTGCTCCTCGAGCTGGGTGACGCGAACTTCTGCGCGCCGCCGCAGGATCGGTGGTCAGACATGACGGTATGCGGGACACCTCAGCGCAGCCAGGGAGACATAGGAACTTCATAAATGCGCGATCTCCCCCGAGGCGTCAGACCGGAACCCACACCGGCTCTGGCCCCAGTGCGGCATTGACTTTCGCCACCGACCCGGGTTCCGCATAGGCGATCACCGGATGGTCCGAGCACGCAGCGGAGAAGAAGCGCCGCACCGCATCGGGCGGCGTGAGAATCGACACCGCCTGCTCGATCAATCCACCGGGCAGATACTTGGCATAGAACGTGAACGCGATAGTGTGGCGGCGGTTTTCGAACTCGAATTCCAGCACGGCGTTGGCCGGCGGGTCCGGGATTCCTCCGGGCAGGGCGTCGCCGGATAACTCGAACCGCACTTGACGAGGCACGTCGCGGTGTCCGCTGATTCGCGCCAACTCCGCGACCGTGGCAACCGGATCCTCGTGGCTGACCTCGACCTGGTCGGTGAAAAAGGCCAGGCGCGCCCAGGGTGTGGCCCGCTGCTCTGCCAGCATGCCCAGGATCACCAGGGTCAACGGGAGGTCGATCTCTGTGAAAGCGTCGGTGTACTCGGCGCTTTCGATGACCGCTGCGTCGGTGACTTCACCGCTCTGCAGGATGTCGGCCTGCTGTAGCAGATTCACCATCGACAGCAGTTGTGAGCGCAGCTCGGGTGCCAGTGGATAATGTGGCGGCTCGGTGTCCGGCAGGAGCCGCTCGGGTGGCGACGGCGCATACTCCGGCGGCATGGGCAGTGCCGGTCGCGTTGGTGCCCCGCGGGGCGGCGGAGCGACGCCTCGTGCTGCGGGAAATTCTCTGCGGCACATCCGCAGACACCCGATGCCGGCCGCCAGAAAGAGCCATCCGAGAAGCTGGTCCGGCATCGGTGTCGAGGGAATTATCTCAATCGCAAACCAGACCACGACACCGGCGGCGATCAACCACAGTAACGGCGGAAGCCAGCTCAGGTATCGCATCGGGAGGCAATTCTATGGCCGTCGCGCCACCGTTGTCGCCAAGCGGCCCGTCAAGCGTGGTCTGTGGTAACCGCCAGGTCACGGCCGGCCTTCACGTCGGCGGTCAGTGCGTTGATCTTGCCCTGGGCCAGCGACACTGCGTCTGAGCCTAGCAGCTGGTGCAGCGGGCCTTGCCCCGTCACGGCGATGTCGATGATCGCCGCGGCCCCCTTGGTCGGGTTACCGAGCTGGGTGCCTTGCATCTGTAGGTGCTGTTCGGTCATGTCCCGGATCGCGGGGTACCCGTCCCCCGCGGCGACGGGGAGC from Mycolicibacterium tokaiense includes the following:
- a CDS encoding cutinase family protein, giving the protein MAWLVSAAQSAVVAPSASAASCPDVEVIFARGTHEPPGAGKTGQAFVDALRPQLGERSLEVYTVDYPASDQWATGADGIRDAAARVVSIATSCPRTKTVLGGYSQGAAVAGFVTSSAVPNGVDPTTVPQPLSPDVAEHVVAVVLFGLPNARAMNFLGQPPVTIGPLYEGKTRELCAVDDPVCSDGLNFAGHNPANYIGELASQGALFAAGRLVDGTR
- a CDS encoding aldo/keto reductase: MISRKVPGSDIYLPAIGLGTFQTFDAIPDEARAARAEVLRRFWAAGGRAIDTSPLYGLAEEIIGQTAVAEGIQDDLYVTNKIWSTGGHLGDDSHAETSLNNSMHRLSRTAPIDVMQCHALVNVDMIVPVLHAWKAEGRIQRLGVTHHDPAYFEPMASWIQNGDIDFVQTRYSIAQRSAEERILPMAADNGVAVTVNMPLEKGRLHQFVRNQPLPDFVADLGIQTWSQYFLKWVIAHPAVTVVLPATSNPDHLVDNMGACQGPLPDGEMRARMLAHMQSMPGFDDVTAQPWYPGKQYPGIMNRDLAAIRERSSWRSTTWV